Part of the Zea mays cultivar B73 chromosome 4, Zm-B73-REFERENCE-NAM-5.0, whole genome shotgun sequence genome is shown below.
ATAACAAAAAAAAGTATATcgtaattataatttaagcggggacGTGGATTCTCGACGGGGATTTATCCCCACGGGGaatggggatggggaagaaataCCCTCCGCAATAGTTCGTGAGGATCCCTACGGAGAACTTTTTTGTCGCGAGGACGAGGATGGGGAGTTAAAATCCGACGGGAAATTCCCCGTTGCCATCCTTAAATGCAAGATTTGCGAGAAAGCTATCACTTTCATCAACATGGATCTGAGACTTAAACTCTCCTTTAATCAACCTATTACGTTTATTCTCTCTGTTAGGCCCATCAGATGGTAGCTAAGACAGTGACTGTCGTTGGGCAAAGGCAAGTATACTTCTTGTTGGAACATGGAGCATGGCCTTGTTGGGGAGTAGTAGTTGGTTTGTCCAACAAACGAAAGCTCCAGCTAAATCCGACAGACAGACATCACTGTAGTCTGTAGGCTCTGTCCGTAGAAGGGCCTGATCTTGCCGTTCCTCACAGCACAGCTCATATGCGCTGAATAGAGGCAAGCCAATGAACCATGCCGACAAAGCATTCGGTTtccagaaagaaagaaaaaaaacgaGACATTCTGAAGAGTCCATCATGGAGATTCTGGCCCATCATTAGGCCAGGGCAAAGCATGTGGAGAATTTTATCTGAATGCCAAATAGAAACTTCACTAGCACGAAAGGATGAGCTGTGAAGTTCATCATACAGTCCACTAGTCCAGTACTATTCAGCCTCACATACCACCGGCCAAGTATACCTGGGTAACATTTTGACAAGGGACGTTACAAAACTATTTACAGAGCAGAAATGTTCTGCAGAGAGGCCATCAATACAGAGTGGCCTTGGCTAAATCAATTCTGCTGTGTGCTGATCATGCCCTTCACACGAGCCTTATGCAAAGAGTTGTACTTTATCAAGAGGGgcgaaaagaaaaataaaagaagaagaaaacaatcgAAGGAGTAAAAGGCACATGCATTCCTTGTTGAATGAACCGTCACTGCGATCATCTATCTCTTCCAGCTCCGGCAGCGCAGGACGGCGTCATCACCGCCGACGATCCAAGTCTCCTTGGCAATGTCAAGGGACACCTTGAAGAAGTCCGGGGAGTACGTCATGAGCACCAGGCTCTCCCTCTCCTTTTCCGTCTCTTTCTCCGGAGTCTTATTGGTGGCGATCTTCACATCCTCGCGCTCCTCCTCTGCCTCTACCCTCCTCGCTAATCCCTTCGCCGGCGCCGACCGGCACCGCATCAGCATCAGCGCGTTCGCCGGCGGGGCCGCGTCTTCCTCCTGGCTCCGTTCCGGCTCTTGTCCCTGCAGCTTCTTGGTAGACACCTTCTTATTGCCTTCCTCCAGCACCATGAACCACCGCGCCCGTGCCGCGCCGCCGTGCTCCGTATCCTTCTCGGCGCGCGgcacgtcctcctcctcctcctcgtcgtcgtcgtcatcctccgcGGAAGTGTACCCCGCCACGCCCGCGGCACCGGGGAAGCTGCCGAAGCAGCCGGCGACGTTGAACCTGAAAGCGCCGTGCAGGGCGTCCAAGAGCGCCATGGCATCCTTCTTGATCCCCAGCGCCTGCAGCCACGTGGCCTTCTTCCCACCGCCACTGGGCTTGGGCGGGCGGGCCTTGATCTGGCCCGCGCAGGTCACCTTGGGCGACGTCGGCTCGTCGTCCACGGGGGCGCGATCCGCGCCTCGGTGCCGGTGGATCGGCGGGTTCCTGGCCGTGCACGTGGCCGACTTGTAGAGCCCCGGCCAGCTGGGCGGCAATGGCGTCGGCCCCGCCCGGCTGGTGCTGTGCCGGCGCTTGACGGGCTCGGACGCGGACGGCGGGCGCGACGGGCTGCAGATGGCCTTGGGCGGCATGAGGGCGAGGTGCGCCCGCGACGGGAAGCAGACGAGCAGGTCCGTGGCC
Proteins encoded:
- the LOC103654249 gene encoding uncharacterized protein; the encoded protein is MLHRRSRTLGGSSDRAARRAVATKSGTRGSGNGAATDLLVCFPSRAHLALMPPKAICSPSRPPSASEPVKRRHSTSRAGPTPLPPSWPGLYKSATCTARNPPIHRHRGADRAPVDDEPTSPKVTCAGQIKARPPKPSGGGKKATWLQALGIKKDAMALLDALHGAFRFNVAGCFGSFPGAAGVAGYTSAEDDDDDEEEEEDVPRAEKDTEHGGAARARWFMVLEEGNKKVSTKKLQGQEPERSQEEDAAPPANALMLMRCRSAPAKGLARRVEAEEEREDVKIATNKTPEKETEKERESLVLMTYSPDFFKVSLDIAKETWIVGGDDAVLRCRSWKR